The window AGACCAAAAACCAGTTACCGAAAAACCACGGGCCAAAAAGAccaaagaccgaaaaaaaaagaaccaaaagaCCAAGGACCGGAAGACCAAAAAAACAGGTACCGAAAAACCACGGGCCAAAACGACCAAATACCGAAAAAAAGGACCAAAAGACCAAAAGACCGAGAGACCGAAAGACCAAGCCATTAACCCGAGGTCCTCCGACGTGCCCATTTCCCGATTTCACATTCGCTGCGGGAGTTCTTCGCCGCCGTCGCTGGATTCCGCGAAATCCATCGACGTTCTGGAGTGATTTGGGGGGCAttccgggggggggggaatctttaAAAAGGTTTGTGGATGGGGATAgattaaagggggagggagggagggagggaggataaggagggaaagaaggaggataaggagacagggagggagggaaggagaaagggatgaagggaaagagagagggaaggagggagaataagtagagtggggatggagggagggaaggaggagacacggagagattgagagagatttagagagattgagagagattgagagagagagagagagagagagagagagagagagagagagagatggggggtaaggagggagggagggggaggacaaggagggagggaggggggaggaaaaggagggagggagggagggagggagggagggagggagggagggagggagggagagggagagggagagagatagagatagagatagagatagagaaagaagagagagagagagaagggggggtaggaagaaagaaagagaaaagatgttaaaaaaaaaaaaaaaattacgaaaaccaataagccaaagagaaagagaaaaggggg of the Penaeus chinensis breed Huanghai No. 1 chromosome 18, ASM1920278v2, whole genome shotgun sequence genome contains:
- the LOC125034594 gene encoding nuclear speckle splicing regulatory protein 1-like; this translates as MPKTKIPKDQSPEDQKQGTEKTRAKKTKDRKKGTKKPRTGRPKTSYRKTTGQKDQKPEKKNQKTERPEDQKPVTEKPRAKKTKDRKKKNQKTKDRKTKKTGTEKPRAKTTKYRKKGPKDQKTERPKDQAINPRSSDVPISRFHIRCGSSSPPSLDSAKSIDVLE